A single genomic interval of Dysidea avara chromosome 8, odDysAvar1.4, whole genome shotgun sequence harbors:
- the LOC136264077 gene encoding putative phosphatidylglycerol/phosphatidylinositol transfer protein DDB_G0278295 has translation MKVIGKLLLLLVACTAKESFGGKISSCSKSSAKLQNIQMEFEPDYPQAGDVITVYLDGTLTDTVTEGHLQVELSHEKRPAPIKETFDLCYFLSLAKISCPLMSGKVHYRFRQSLPSTVISGNYTFRGVATQQNGQELFCLNAEFSIK, from the exons ATGAAGGTTATTGGAAAATTACTCCTACTCCTTGTTGCATGTACAGCAAAAGAAAGTTTTGGTGGAAAGATAAGTTCTTGCA GCAAAAGCAGTGCAAAACTCCAAAATATTCAAATGGAGTTTGAACCTGATTATCCACAAGCAGGTGATGTCATAACAGTTTACCTTGATGGTACTTTGA CTGACACAGTGACTGAAGGACATCTACAAGTGGAACTAAGCCACGAAAAAAGACCAGCACCTATTAAGGAGACTTTTGACTTGTGCTATTTTCTCTCATTGGCTAAAATTAGTTGTCCTCTAATGTCAG GAAAAGTTCATTATAGATTCAGACAGTCATTGCCTTCTACTGTCATTTCG GGCAATTACACTTTTAGAGGTGTAGCAACACAGCAGAATGGTCAAGAACTATTTTGCTTGaatgctgaattctctataaaataa
- the LOC136263951 gene encoding putative phosphatidylglycerol/phosphatidylinositol transfer protein DDB_G0282107, with protein sequence MQSLLLFIILLIVECNAEFQFKCWAESCTKPNSQMQNVKVNFYPNPPVVGQTITAELSGTIMEKVTSGRVYAKVFFNNFPPLKETYDFCYLLSYLDKRKCPLPAGDVHFKYSTLLKNSVLPGNYSGTATITDQMNDEVVCLKGGCEITG encoded by the exons ATGCAGAGCCTGCTACTTTTCATTATTCTTCTAATTGTGGAATGTAATGCAGAATTCCAGTTCAAGTGTTGGGCTGAGTCATGCA CAAAGCCAAATTCACAAATGCAGAATGTGAAAGTGAACTTCTATCCCAACCCTCCTGTAGTGGGACAAACCATTACAGCCGAACTGAGTGGCACCATAA TGGAGAAAGTGACTAGCGGTCGAGTGTATGCAAAGGTATTTTTCAACAACTTTCCACCATTGAAAGAAACATATGACTTCTGTTATCTTTTGTCATACTTAGACAAAAGGAAGTGTCCATTACCAGCAG GAGATGTGCATTTCAAGTACTCGACGCTACTTAAAAATTCTGTACTTCCA GGCAACTACAGTGGAACAGCAACGATAACAGATCAGATGAATGATgaagtggtttgtttaaagggAGGATGTGAGATTACTGGATAA